The following proteins come from a genomic window of Panulirus ornatus isolate Po-2019 chromosome 21, ASM3632096v1, whole genome shotgun sequence:
- the LOC139756212 gene encoding facilitated trehalose transporter Tret1-2 homolog, translating to MKNSSAVTSDGEEGKNTVKKTVEVFTIDGNGGEIKKIDDQEKAALDQTELKSDRRMRLLRQGIKVFLISLGMWTTGSITAFPSVMAQDLLSHNTTFSGSSINFTSSQFDLVGSLTALGTLPGSWASSATMIVMGRRFGLTVSSLCAVVGWLGVALLSSPPGILTARFVSGVAVGGFSVNVNTYVSEVTDAQVRGYMSGLVSLGHVAGQLVTMVLGYAARYYVVAIANITIPLVLLLSTVWLPESPSFLVVRGHEDRARQVLRDLRGQHVDLGVEIQRYRDMNSSQKNMSSWLGLVQLQVLKSFGVLTLLIFFQNFSGYMFINSNISRIMEESGSIIEGSLCAIIMNIVQLFAVAAFLPLLDTIGRKKILVLSCITTMVPLATFTVYLRGTGVVAATAAAARTHPYGWLPLVCLASAQCGMVIGLHSVPFLLMTEYFPTWIRPQAVTICRCIGMIFLFLLLQLYTPLMEGLTMAGVYFFFTCVCLLGIPFTLLFVRETKGKDIG from the exons ATGAAGAACTCGTCTGCGGTCACATCTGACGGTGAGGAGGGGAAGAACACTGTCAAGAAAACGGTTGAAGTTTTCACAATAGATGGCAATGGCGGGGAGATTAAAAAGATCGATGATCAAGAGAAAGCGGCACTCGACCAGACAGAGTTGAAGTCTGACAGAAGAATGCGTCTGTTGAGGCAG GGTATCAAGGTATTCCTCATTAGCCTGGGTATGTGGACGACCGGTTCAATTACAGCCTTTCCATCTGTGATGGCTCAGGACTTGctctcccacaacaccaccttcTCCGGGTCTTCCATTAACTTCACCAGCTCCCAATTTGATCTCGTGG GCAGTCTCACAGCCCTGGGAACACTGCCGGGGTCGTGGGCGAGCTCAGCTACGATGATAGTAATGGGTCGTCGGTTCGGCCTGACCGTCAGCAGCCTATGCGCTGTGGTCGGGTGGCTGGGCGTAGCTTTGCTGTCCTCTCCTCCAGGCATCCTGACAGCCAG gttcgTGTCTGGGGTAGCAGTGGGAGGCTTCAGTGTCAACGTGAACACCTACGTCAGCGAGGTGACGGACGCCCAAGTACGAGGCTACATGAGCGGCCTCGTCTCGCTGGGCCATGTGGCCG GTCAGCTGGTGACGATGGTATTGGGTTACGCGGCTCGCTACTACGTGGTGGCCATCGCCAACATCACCATCCCTCTGGTGCTCCTCCTGAGCACCGTCTGGCTGCCAGAGTCCCCCAGCTTCCTCGTCGTCAGAG GTCATGAGGACCGAGCGAGGCAGGTCTTACGAGACCTCCGGGGCCAACATGTGGACCTGGGGGTCGAGATACAACGTTACCGCGACATGAACTCCTCTCAGAAGAATATGTCATCCTGGCTGGGTCTGGTCCAGCTTCAGGTGCTCAAGTCGTTCGGTGTGCTCACCTTGCTCATCTTCTTCCAGAACTTCTCAG GGTATATGTTCATCAACAGCAACATCAGCAGGATCATGGAAGAGTCTGGCTCCATCATCGAGGGCAGCCTGTGTGCCATCATCATGAACATTGTTCAG CTCTTTGCAGTAGCGGCGTTCCTGCCCCTCCTGGACACCATAGGACGCAAGAAGATCCTGGTGCTGTCCTGCATCACGACCATGGTCCCCCTGGCCACCTTCACCGTGTATCTGAGAGGGACGGGGGTGgtcgccgccaccgccgccgccgctcgaACCCACCCTTACGGCTGGCTCCCGCTGGTGTGCCTGGCGTCGGCCCAATGTGGAATGGTGATCGGGCTGCATTCAGTGCCCTTCCTGCTCATGACCGAGTACTTCCCCACCTGGATCCGACCCCAG gCAGTAACCATCTGCCGGTGCATCGGCATGATTttcctgttcctgctgctgcagctgtacaCGCCGTTGATGGAGGGCCTCACCATGGCTGGCGTGTACTTCTTCTTCACCTGTGTATGTCTCCTGGGGatccccttcaccctcctcttcGTCAGAGAAACGAAGGGGAAGGACATTGGATGA